The genome window TGTCGGCGGAGGCGCCGTCGCTGAGGGCCGCCACCTCCGCCAGCAGGGGGCGCGGGTCCTCGTAGCGGGTCCACAGGCCCTCGAGGTCGAGCACGCCGAGCCCACCGAGCCGGCCGATGGCGATGGCGGTCTCGGGGCTCACCACGGAGTCCATCGGCGCCGAGATCACGGGCATCGCGAAGTGGTAGGCGTCGATCTGCCAGGAGACGCTCACCAGCTCCGGGTCGCGGGTGCGCCGGCTCGGGACGACGGCGACGTCGTCCAGCGAGTAGGCGCGCCGGCCGCGCTTGCCGCGCCCGATCTCGATCTCGTAGGCCATGGGGCTCCTCGCTGCTCAGCAGGTGGTGGTCGGCTTCTCAGCGACCGGTGTAGTTGGGCGCCTCGAGCACCATCTGGACGTCGTGCGGGTGGCTCTCCTTGAGGCCCGCGGACGTGATGCGCACAAAGCGGCCGCGCTCCTTGAGCTCGGGCACCGTGGCCGCGCCCGTGTAGAACATCGACTGCCGCAGGCCGCCCACCAGCTGGTGCGCGACGGCGGCGAGGGGACCGCGGTAGGGCACCTGGCCCTCGATGCCCTCGGGGACGAACTGCTCGGCGGCGGCGACGTCGTTCTGGAAGTAGCGGTCCTTGGAGAAGCCGCGCCCGCCCGCCCGCGTCTGCTGCGCGCCGAGGGAGCCCATGCCCCGGTAGGACTTGTACTGCTTGCCGTTGATGAAGACGAGCTCCCCCGGGCTCTCGTCGCAGCCGGCCAGCAGCGAGCCGAGCATCACGGTGTCGGCACCGGCGACGAGCGCCTTGGCGATGTCGCCGGAGTACTGCAGACCGCCGTCGCCGATCACCGGGACGCCCGCGGGGCGGCAGGCCGCCGCGGCCTCGGCGATGGCGGTGACCTGCGGGACGCCGACGCCGGCCACCACGCGGGTGGTGCAGATCGACCCGGGGCCCACGCCCACCTTGACGCCGTCGACGCCGGCCTCCACCAGCGCGGCGGCCGCGGCGCGCGTGGCCACGTTGCCGCCGACCACGTCCACGTGCGCGGCGGCCGGCTCGGCCTTGAGGGCGGCGACCATCTCCAGCACCGCGCGCGAGTGCCCGTGGGCCATGTCGACGACGAGGACGTCCACGCCGGCCTCGACCAGCAGCATCGCGCGCTTCCAGGCACCCTCGAAGACGCCCATGGCGGCGGCCACGCGCAGGCGGCCGGCCTCGTCCTTGGTGGCGAGCGGGTACTGCTCGCGCTTGGTGAAGTCCTTGACGGTGATGAGCCCGCGCAGCCGGCCCTCGCCGTCGACCAGGGGCAGCTTCTCGACCTTGTGCTGGGCCAGCAGCGCCATGGCCGCCTCGCCCGAGGTGCCCACGGGGGCGGTGACCAGCGGCATGCGGGTCATCACCTCGCCGGCGGTGCGCGAGCGGTCGGCCTCGAAGCGCAGGTCGCGGTTGGTGACGATGCCCACCAGGTGGGAGCCCTCGTCGACCACGGGCACGCCGGAGATGCGGTAGCGCGCGCAGAGGGCGTCGACCTCGTCGAGCGTCGTCTCGGGCGTGCACACCACCGGGTCGGTGACCATGCCGGACTCGGAGCGCTTCACCAGGTCCACCTGGTTGGCCTGCTCCTCCGGCGAGAGGTTGCGGTGCAGCACGCCCAGGCCGCCCTGGCGCGCCATGGCGATGGCCATGCGCGACTCGGTGACGGTGTCCATGGCGGAGCTGAGGAGCGGGACCGCCACCTCGACGCGCTTGGAGACCCGGGAGGCGGTGACGGCGGAGCTGGGGATGACGTCGCTCTGGCCCGGCAGGAGCAGGACGTCGTCGAAGGTCAGACCGAGTCCGTCGATCGGGAGGGCGGAGGCACCGAGGAGGGAGTCGTCAGACGGCACCCTCCGATCGTAGAGGCCGCGACGGCCTGCTCCTCCCGCCACCGGACCGCCACCGGACCACCACCGGACCACCACCGGACCACCACCGGACCACCACCGGACCACCACCGGAACCGCCCACGGGAGCCGGTGAGCCCGGTGGCCCTCCGGCCCGGGTCATGAGATCCCCATGGACCGGTCAAGAGCTGGTCAAGGAACCGGGGCCGATGGTCAAGCGGGGGCAAAGGAACCCCAGGGCCCGGGGAAGACCCAGCGAACTCGCAGGTCAGCGCCTTGTCAGACCCCTCTCAGGCTCGGACCATCAGCCGCTGAGGAGGGGCGCCCGCGGGGCGGCCCGCACACCCGAGGAGGGAACGATGACCAGCTCCACCGCCGCACCACCGGGGGCGCCGAGGCGGGTCCTCAAGCGCGAGATCGGCGCGATCGGCATGCTCTGGGCCTCGGTCGGCTCGATCATCGGCTCGGGCTGGCTCTTCGGCGCCCAGAACGGGCTGACAGCGGCCGGCCCCGCGGCGGTCATCGCCTGGGTCATCGGCGGGGTCGCCGTCCTCGTCCTGGCACTCATCCACGCCGAGCTCGGCGGCATGTACCCCGTCTCCGGGGGCTCGGCGCGGTTCCCGCACTACGCCTTCGGAGGCGCGGCGGGCGCCTCCTTCGGCTGGTACGCCTGGCTGCAGACGGCCACCGTGGCGCCGATCGAGGTCTCGGCGATGATCAACTACGCGAAGCACTACTCCTTCGCCAGCGGCTGGCTCACCGCGGACAAGACCCTCACCGCGAGCGGCCTGGTCGTCGCGATCCTCCTCATGGCCGTCATCAGCTCCATCAACTTCCTGGGCGTGCGCGCGCTGGCGCTGACCAACAGCACGGCGACGTGGTGGAAGGTGGCGGTCCCCCTGGTCGCCATCTTCGCCATCGCGATGGCGGGCGGAGGCCTGCACACGGGCAACTTCACCGCCGCGGACGGCTTCGCCCCCGGCGGCCTGCAGGGCGTCCTCGGCGCCGTCTCCACCAGCGGCATCATCTTCAGCTACCTGGGCTTCGAGCAGGCCGACCAGCTGGCGGGCGAGAGCACCAACCCCAAGCGCGACGTCCCGCTGGCCATCATCGGCTCGGTGGTCATCGGCGTGGTCGTCTACGTGGCGCTGCAGGTGGTCTTCCTGCTCGCCCTGCCCGCCAGCTCCATCGGCTCCACGTGGGCGCAGACCACCGGTGACGTGGTCGGCGCCTTCACCGGCCCCTGGGCGCAGCTCGCCTCCCTCGTGGGCCTGGGCTGGCTCGCCGCCGTGCTCTACGCCGACGCGATCATCTCCCCCGGGGGCACCGGCCTCATCTACACCGCGGCGACCAGCCGCGTCAGCTACGGCCTGGCGCGCAACGGCTACGTGCCCACCGCCTTCGAGCGCCTGAACGCCAACGGCGTGCCGTGGGTCGGCGTCATCGTCAGCTTCGTCATCGGCTGCGTCTGCTTCCTGCCGTTCCCGAGCTGGCAGTCCCTCGTGGGCCTCATCACCTCGGCCAGCGTGCTCATGTACGCCGGCGCGCCGCTCGCGCTGGCGGTCTTCCGCAAGCGCCTGCCGGAGGTGGAGCGCCCCTACCGGCTGCCGGGTGCGGCCGTGCTGGCGCCGCTGGGCTTCGTCATCTCCGACCTGATCATCCTGTGGTCGGGGTGGGACACGGACTGGAAGCTCGC of Quadrisphaera sp. RL12-1S contains these proteins:
- the guaB gene encoding IMP dehydrogenase, which codes for MPSDDSLLGASALPIDGLGLTFDDVLLLPGQSDVIPSSAVTASRVSKRVEVAVPLLSSAMDTVTESRMAIAMARQGGLGVLHRNLSPEEQANQVDLVKRSESGMVTDPVVCTPETTLDEVDALCARYRISGVPVVDEGSHLVGIVTNRDLRFEADRSRTAGEVMTRMPLVTAPVGTSGEAAMALLAQHKVEKLPLVDGEGRLRGLITVKDFTKREQYPLATKDEAGRLRVAAAMGVFEGAWKRAMLLVEAGVDVLVVDMAHGHSRAVLEMVAALKAEPAAAHVDVVGGNVATRAAAAALVEAGVDGVKVGVGPGSICTTRVVAGVGVPQVTAIAEAAAACRPAGVPVIGDGGLQYSGDIAKALVAGADTVMLGSLLAGCDESPGELVFINGKQYKSYRGMGSLGAQQTRAGGRGFSKDRYFQNDVAAAEQFVPEGIEGQVPYRGPLAAVAHQLVGGLRQSMFYTGAATVPELKERGRFVRITSAGLKESHPHDVQMVLEAPNYTGR
- a CDS encoding APC family permease, which encodes MTSSTAAPPGAPRRVLKREIGAIGMLWASVGSIIGSGWLFGAQNGLTAAGPAAVIAWVIGGVAVLVLALIHAELGGMYPVSGGSARFPHYAFGGAAGASFGWYAWLQTATVAPIEVSAMINYAKHYSFASGWLTADKTLTASGLVVAILLMAVISSINFLGVRALALTNSTATWWKVAVPLVAIFAIAMAGGGLHTGNFTAADGFAPGGLQGVLGAVSTSGIIFSYLGFEQADQLAGESTNPKRDVPLAIIGSVVIGVVVYVALQVVFLLALPASSIGSTWAQTTGDVVGAFTGPWAQLASLVGLGWLAAVLYADAIISPGGTGLIYTAATSRVSYGLARNGYVPTAFERLNANGVPWVGVIVSFVIGCVCFLPFPSWQSLVGLITSASVLMYAGAPLALAVFRKRLPEVERPYRLPGAAVLAPLGFVISDLIILWSGWDTDWKLAVAIVIGYVILFVSRAGGFTSHRPPLHWRSAQWLPVWLVGMLLITFASTYGGQGWLDLSVSLVVTAVFSLAIHYWAVAVSLPAEEIRAMIDQVAAEEDALPSLPSH